One Phaseolus vulgaris cultivar G19833 chromosome 11, P. vulgaris v2.0, whole genome shotgun sequence genomic window carries:
- the LOC137822413 gene encoding GDSL esterase/lipase At1g71250, with product MGLWEHAKASVAAMLLLLLCLNEIAQVNSQRVPALFVFGDSLVEVGNNNFLNTLARANFYPYGIDFNQGATGRFSNGRSLIDFIGEFLGIPSPPPFADPSTNGSRILNGVNYASAAGGILDESGRNYGDRFSMNQQIQNFQTTLNQYRSMTNPIAMDQFLAKSIAVVVTGNNDYLNNYLMPALYRSSFNYSAQQFGNLLVNNFGQQILALHNLGLRKFFLAGIGPLGCIPNIRASGFAPVGRCVDLVNQIVGFFNEGLRSMVEQLNRDHPDSIFTYANTYHVLGDVLNNPARYQFDVIDRACCGVGRNRGQLSCLPLQFPCQNRKQTVFWDAFHPTESAIYVFAWRAFNGPQDDVYPINIKQMALI from the exons ATGGGGTTGTGGGAACATGCAAAAGCATCAGTGGCTGCAATGCTGCTACTGCTGCTGTGCTTGAATGAGATTGCACAGGTAAACTCGCAGAGGGTGCCTGCTTTGTTTGTTTTTGGAGATTCATTGGTTGAAGTTGGCAACAATAACTTCCTAAACACACTCGCAAGAGCAAATTTCTACCCCTACGGCATCGACTTCAATCAGGGTGCTACTGGTCGCTTTTCTAATGGCAGATCCCTCATTGACTTCATTG GAGAATTTCTGGGCATTCCTTCTCCTCCACCTTTTGCAGACCCCTCCACAAATGGATCAAGAATACTCAATGGTGTCAATTATGCATCAGCTGCTGGTGGTATTCTTGATGAGTCAGGGAGAAACTAT GGTGATCGGTTTAGCATGAACCAGCAAATCCAGAACTTTCAGACCACTTTGAATCAGTATAGATCAATGACGAACCCTATTGCAATGGATCAGTTCTTAGCCAAGTCTATAGCAGTTGTGGTAACCGGAAACAATGACTACCTCAATAACTACCTCATGCCAGCCTTATATCGCTCCAGTTTCAATTACAGTGCCCAGCAGTTCGGCAATCTTCTTGTTAACAATTTTGGGCAACAAATTTTG GCACTGCATAATCTAGGGTTAAGGAAGTTCTTTCTAGCAGGAATTGGGCCACTGGGTTGCATCCCTAATATTCGAGCGAGTGGTTTTGCCCCAGTGGGAAGATGCGTGGACTTGGTTAATCAGATAGTTGGATTCTTCAACGAAGGACTTAGATCAATGGTGGAGCAACTGAACAGAGATCATCCTGATTCTATCTTTACATACGCTAACACTTACCATGTCTTGGGCGATGTCCTAAACAACCCTGCCAGATACC AGTTTGATGTTATAGATAGAGCTTGCTGTGGGGTGGGAAGGAACAGAGGACAGTTATCATGTCTGCCATTGCAATTTCCATGTCAGAACAGAAAGCAGACGGTGTTTTGGGATGCCTTCCACCCAACAGAATCCGCCATTTATGTGTTTGCTTGGAGAGCTTTTAATGGACCGCAGGATGATGTTTATCCTATTAATATCAAACAAATGGCTCTCATTTGA